A section of the Paenibacillus aurantius genome encodes:
- a CDS encoding YcdB/YcdC domain-containing protein, with the protein MSFKKTSAVFVLSTAFLLSSLPSVYANDAANSASTVSSKAGEPAGDPSQAKITKEEAIRLASQAVTMEEGFKLQNIRYESQSYLVQTETGVWNLYYEKRSGEQMMGSISVTLNADNGRLISFNKGGSEWEARTYPPKVNLQQAKELAEGFLAKLNPEEKDQVVYNGDFERDYRPPLNGEIRYPIRFDRQVNGIPFPHDSLTFQINGNGQLVGYERRWNPSVSFQALPPAISQKNADEAYRKGMKPLLQYLSPIPYKDEDDRPPYLAYTFNPYNLLDAKTGELIGEKGAPVQAAALKTISDKPLAEKPAEGQMLTKEQAIDRVKALVPIPADAELQNASFSENFRTKNGSSVPTWNFSWKSGSDAKGGAYLSASVNASNGDLMNYNNGIRPLDSEAAKPEEAKLPDKDSLRAAAIDFVKKVLPHYADQLAVDEAVFSYEPSPKGTPYAYVPFKRVVNGVATESEGASVQFDGQTGGLAGFWSNFSTIAYPSDIPKVMGEEKAEERLLSRYRLELQYFVPATEYIILKEGGKPDPAPSARLVYRLVPTDASPNLFLDAVTGEWKKRESGQVTTPGKPAASDIDGHWAERELRLMLDYDAIDTEDGKVTPDQSITRGEMIKMLMIAIRGGDTYAGMYDTARSASFKDVANGSTFYPYVEAALEAKLIDRGTGTFDPESRISREDLAVLLVRALGYNNLADQPDLFNLKVSDAGAITHKGQVAIVTSLGIMSPGDDGSFEPGREVTRAQAAVAFHRYLEKRAGLTDRSPLR; encoded by the coding sequence ATGTCGTTTAAGAAAACCTCGGCTGTATTCGTGCTGTCTACCGCCTTTCTGCTCTCTTCCCTCCCGTCCGTCTATGCGAATGATGCCGCCAATTCGGCCTCAACCGTGAGCAGCAAAGCGGGGGAACCGGCAGGCGATCCCTCCCAAGCGAAAATTACCAAAGAGGAGGCCATCCGGCTCGCTTCCCAGGCCGTGACCATGGAAGAAGGCTTCAAGCTGCAGAACATCCGGTACGAGTCCCAATCCTATCTCGTTCAAACCGAAACCGGCGTGTGGAACCTTTATTACGAGAAGCGGTCCGGCGAGCAAATGATGGGAAGCATCTCCGTCACCTTGAATGCGGATAACGGGCGCCTGATCTCCTTCAACAAAGGGGGAAGCGAGTGGGAGGCCCGAACCTACCCTCCTAAAGTCAATCTGCAGCAGGCCAAGGAGCTGGCGGAGGGATTTCTGGCCAAGCTGAATCCCGAAGAAAAGGATCAGGTGGTCTACAATGGGGACTTCGAGAGAGATTACAGACCCCCTCTGAATGGAGAAATCCGCTACCCGATCCGCTTTGACCGTCAGGTAAACGGCATTCCCTTTCCTCATGACAGCCTGACGTTCCAGATCAACGGCAACGGCCAGCTGGTGGGCTACGAGAGACGGTGGAACCCGTCGGTTTCCTTCCAGGCGCTTCCTCCCGCTATTTCCCAGAAGAACGCGGATGAAGCTTACCGCAAAGGGATGAAGCCGCTGCTCCAATATTTGTCCCCCATCCCCTATAAAGACGAGGACGACCGGCCTCCTTATTTGGCCTATACGTTCAATCCCTATAACCTGCTGGATGCCAAGACCGGGGAGCTCATCGGGGAAAAAGGCGCCCCCGTCCAAGCCGCCGCTTTGAAGACGATTTCCGACAAGCCTCTGGCGGAGAAGCCGGCGGAAGGCCAGATGCTGACCAAGGAGCAAGCCATTGACCGGGTGAAGGCCTTGGTGCCGATTCCGGCCGATGCCGAGCTTCAGAACGCGTCGTTCTCCGAAAACTTCCGGACCAAGAACGGGTCAAGCGTACCGACGTGGAATTTCTCCTGGAAGTCAGGCAGTGATGCCAAGGGCGGAGCTTACCTGTCTGCCTCCGTGAACGCGTCGAACGGGGATCTCATGAATTACAACAACGGCATTCGCCCGTTGGACAGCGAGGCGGCCAAGCCGGAGGAAGCCAAGCTTCCCGACAAGGATTCCCTTCGCGCCGCAGCCATCGATTTTGTGAAAAAGGTTCTGCCTCATTACGCGGACCAGCTGGCTGTCGATGAAGCCGTCTTCTCTTATGAGCCTTCCCCCAAAGGAACCCCTTACGCCTACGTTCCGTTCAAGCGGGTGGTTAACGGGGTGGCGACCGAATCCGAAGGCGCCAGCGTCCAGTTTGACGGTCAAACCGGCGGGCTGGCGGGCTTCTGGAGCAACTTCTCCACCATCGCCTATCCGTCGGACATTCCGAAGGTCATGGGAGAGGAGAAGGCTGAGGAGCGGCTCTTGTCCCGCTATCGGCTGGAGCTGCAGTATTTCGTTCCGGCCACCGAATATATCATCCTGAAGGAAGGAGGCAAGCCGGACCCGGCTCCCTCCGCGCGGCTCGTCTACCGTCTCGTGCCGACGGACGCCAGCCCGAACCTCTTCTTGGATGCCGTGACGGGCGAATGGAAGAAGCGGGAGAGCGGCCAAGTCACCACTCCGGGCAAGCCCGCCGCCTCGGACATCGACGGCCACTGGGCGGAGCGGGAGCTTCGGCTGATGCTCGATTACGACGCCATTGACACGGAAGACGGCAAGGTGACGCCCGACCAGAGCATCACCCGCGGGGAAATGATCAAAATGCTTATGATCGCCATCCGCGGCGGAGATACGTACGCCGGCATGTATGACACCGCCCGCTCGGCGAGCTTCAAGGATGTGGCGAACGGCTCCACCTTCTACCCTTATGTCGAGGCGGCGCTCGAGGCCAAGCTGATCGACCGGGGAACCGGCACCTTCGACCCGGAAAGCCGAATCAGCCGCGAGGATCTGGCCGTGCTGCTCGTCCGCGCTCTCGGGTACAACAACCTGGCGGATCAGCCGGACCTCTTCAACCTGAAGGTCAGCGACGCCGGAGCCATTACCCATAAGGGCCAAGTGGCGATCGTCACGAGCCTGGGGATCATGAGCCCGGGGGACGACGGCAGCTTCGAGCCGGGACGGGAAGTCACGCGGGCCCAGGCGGCCGTGGCGTTCCACCGCTACCTGGAGAAGCGGGCCGGCCTGACGGACCGTTCTCCTCTCCGGTAA
- a CDS encoding PstS family phosphate ABC transporter substrate-binding protein, translated as MKDHPVLESPTSGEPSLVSQALAKSVTFSLLYGGFMLVFGVLGLNLAPLITEVNAGDLSILLALLLLLALAGSAFFLGGAAVSSHRSPVDRRLAWLVVLPPVLLVLASWWLGSRGDSEPGSVMAGLRWIWFKGLTAWALPLYEALPVYYPDSTHMNELALLLASVPFLAAYAGLVLSPAIRRRVSRGQASAVAAILPALLAIGFLASLALPRNSPFALSDYPRVDGATAAIPFGRELLHKLTGLHRPGAAKRVQFHTTHEAYVRLIEGKADLIFAAGPSEQEQRQAESAGVKLKLTPVGRDAFVFLVHEDNPVNGLTSDQIRAIYSEKTLNWKEVGGEEERIIAYQRKENSGSQTFMVQNVMKDTPLATPLSARKIDGMGGLIDAVADYRNSLGSLGYSFYYYATQMHKQESIKLLAVDGVEPNPASIASGRYPFTAVLYAVTREGEPAESPVSRVLEWLQTPEGRRTVERGGYVPVETEGP; from the coding sequence ATGAAGGATCATCCTGTCTTGGAGTCCCCTACCTCCGGGGAACCGTCCCTCGTTTCCCAGGCGCTGGCCAAATCGGTTACGTTCAGCCTCCTTTATGGAGGCTTTATGCTTGTTTTTGGCGTGCTCGGGTTGAATCTGGCCCCTTTGATCACGGAGGTGAACGCCGGCGATCTCTCGATCCTGCTTGCGCTGCTGCTGCTGCTGGCTCTGGCGGGTTCGGCCTTCTTTCTGGGGGGAGCGGCCGTCTCCTCCCACCGTTCCCCGGTTGATCGGCGGCTTGCCTGGCTGGTCGTTCTCCCGCCCGTTCTGCTCGTCCTGGCAAGCTGGTGGCTCGGGTCCCGGGGGGACAGTGAGCCGGGATCCGTAATGGCAGGCCTAAGGTGGATCTGGTTCAAGGGCCTGACGGCTTGGGCCCTGCCTCTGTATGAGGCCCTCCCTGTCTACTATCCGGATTCCACTCACATGAACGAGCTGGCCCTGCTCCTGGCCAGCGTTCCCTTCCTGGCCGCCTATGCGGGCCTGGTCCTCTCCCCCGCCATACGCCGCAGGGTCAGCCGCGGGCAAGCCTCCGCGGTCGCCGCCATCCTGCCGGCGCTGCTCGCCATCGGCTTCCTGGCTTCCTTGGCCCTGCCCCGGAACAGCCCCTTCGCCCTGTCGGACTACCCGCGCGTAGACGGGGCTACGGCGGCCATTCCTTTCGGGCGGGAGCTTCTTCATAAGCTGACCGGCCTTCACCGGCCGGGGGCCGCCAAGCGCGTCCAGTTCCACACGACGCACGAGGCGTATGTCCGGCTGATCGAAGGAAAGGCCGACCTGATCTTCGCAGCCGGCCCGTCGGAGCAGGAACAGAGGCAGGCGGAAAGCGCCGGCGTCAAGCTCAAGCTGACGCCCGTCGGGAGGGATGCCTTCGTCTTCCTCGTGCATGAGGACAATCCGGTTAACGGGCTGACTTCCGATCAAATCCGGGCCATCTATTCGGAGAAAACGTTGAATTGGAAAGAGGTCGGGGGAGAGGAGGAACGCATCATCGCGTACCAGCGGAAAGAGAATTCGGGAAGCCAAACCTTCATGGTGCAGAACGTCATGAAGGATACGCCCCTGGCGACTCCTCTCTCTGCGAGGAAGATCGACGGCATGGGAGGCTTGATCGATGCCGTCGCCGATTACCGCAATTCCCTGGGCTCCCTCGGCTACTCGTTCTACTATTACGCCACCCAGATGCATAAGCAGGAGAGCATCAAGCTTCTGGCCGTGGACGGCGTGGAGCCGAACCCGGCCAGTATCGCGTCCGGCCGTTATCCCTTCACGGCCGTGCTCTATGCCGTCACCCGGGAAGGAGAGCCCGCCGAATCCCCGGTATCCCGGGTGCTGGAATGGCTGCAAACCCCGGAGGGCCGGCGTACGGTAGAGCGAGGCGGCTATGTTCCGGTGGAGACGGAGGGGCCGTGA
- a CDS encoding DUF421 domain-containing protein, producing MAYIWQALLILFIGFVLQRLSGKKTVSEMTGLEIITLLAIASVIGEAVSAHGFWKITITLVLFVVLLMAIQYLALKLNLVEKWLIGRSTLVIRDGRLLKGNLKRLRLSVDQLEAKLREKSIASIADVRTAAIEINGQLGYELYRQARPVTVEELEKLLEAEREYLTSLLGERFGGSLAGQNGPLTSAAPRPHAAAANSSSLQEKKGSPSSPQPAEPSEAGDSSGRLFRELRGENPEQANRI from the coding sequence ATGGCTTATATTTGGCAGGCGCTGCTTATTCTGTTCATCGGGTTCGTGCTGCAGCGCTTATCGGGGAAGAAGACGGTTTCCGAAATGACCGGTCTGGAAATCATCACCCTTCTCGCCATCGCCTCGGTGATCGGGGAAGCGGTGTCGGCTCACGGCTTTTGGAAAATCACCATCACGCTGGTCCTCTTCGTCGTCCTGCTGATGGCGATCCAATACTTGGCCCTTAAGCTCAACCTTGTGGAAAAATGGCTCATCGGCCGCTCCACCCTCGTCATCCGAGACGGCCGGCTGCTGAAAGGCAACCTGAAGCGGCTGCGCCTCTCCGTGGACCAGCTCGAAGCCAAGCTTCGGGAGAAAAGCATCGCCTCTATCGCAGACGTCCGGACCGCGGCCATCGAAATCAACGGCCAGCTCGGGTACGAGCTGTACCGCCAAGCGAGGCCGGTCACCGTCGAGGAGCTCGAAAAGCTCCTGGAGGCGGAGCGCGAGTATCTCACGTCCCTGCTCGGGGAACGTTTCGGGGGAAGCCTCGCCGGGCAGAACGGGCCCCTGACTTCTGCGGCTCCCCGGCCTCACGCCGCGGCGGCGAATTCCTCCTCCCTGCAGGAGAAGAAGGGCTCCCCCAGCTCCCCGCAGCCGGCCGAACCGTCGGAGGCTGGGGATTCGAGCGGCCGCCTGTTCCGGGAGCTCCGCGGAGAGAACCCGGAGCAGGCGAACCGGATCTAA
- a CDS encoding dicarboxylate/amino acid:cation symporter, producing the protein MKENNLLTAIQTNWVSLLVSLVVIGFLYFLARKRVNFGYRVLLALGLGLVAGIIFNSFKLNATSVSTIGSIYVNLIKMLVMPLVAVLVISSITSISSLGHLRKIGAKTIALFLITTGIAALIGLLVAVAIDPGSGISQSVPKDFKARAIPTFSQVILDLVPTNPIGDMAAGKVVPVLIFAIFIGVAIVHLGSRKPDAVQPVKNFIDSFSQVMHQVTKYIIRLTPYGVYALIAAMAAKYGLETLKPLLSIIVATYVALLIHFIVTFGGLVTFVARVNPIKFFRKAYPTIAVAFTTRSSYATLPVNLEVITKRIRVSPRIASFVAPLGATMNMNGCGGVWPAIVAVFVARVYNIPLGISEYILIVLVSMISSIGVAGVPGPASISTTVVLTALGLPLEGLGLVLAIDAVVDMGRTAVNATGTTVCSLLVADSEGEFDREAFNRDEEDALELDAA; encoded by the coding sequence TTGAAAGAAAACAATTTGTTAACGGCGATTCAGACCAACTGGGTCAGCCTGCTGGTGTCCCTGGTCGTCATCGGCTTCTTATACTTCCTGGCGAGGAAGCGGGTCAATTTCGGCTACCGGGTGCTGCTGGCGCTGGGCCTTGGCCTGGTGGCGGGCATCATCTTCAACTCCTTTAAGCTCAATGCCACGAGCGTAAGCACCATCGGCTCCATTTACGTCAACCTGATCAAAATGCTCGTGATGCCGCTGGTGGCGGTTCTCGTCATCAGCAGCATTACCTCGATCTCGAGCCTTGGCCATCTGCGCAAAATCGGCGCCAAGACGATCGCGCTGTTCCTGATCACGACCGGAATCGCGGCTCTGATCGGGCTGCTCGTCGCCGTCGCCATCGATCCGGGAAGCGGCATCTCGCAGTCGGTTCCGAAGGATTTTAAAGCGCGGGCCATTCCGACATTCTCGCAGGTTATTCTCGATCTCGTTCCGACCAACCCGATCGGCGATATGGCCGCGGGCAAGGTGGTTCCGGTTCTCATCTTTGCGATTTTCATTGGGGTGGCCATCGTTCACTTGGGCTCGAGAAAGCCTGATGCCGTCCAGCCGGTGAAGAACTTCATCGATTCCTTCTCCCAGGTCATGCACCAGGTGACGAAGTACATCATCCGGTTGACCCCTTATGGCGTCTATGCCCTGATTGCGGCCATGGCGGCCAAGTACGGGCTGGAAACGCTGAAGCCGCTGCTCAGCATCATCGTGGCAACATATGTCGCGCTGCTGATTCATTTCATCGTGACGTTCGGCGGGCTGGTTACCTTCGTCGCCCGCGTCAACCCGATCAAGTTCTTCCGCAAGGCGTACCCGACGATTGCCGTCGCGTTCACGACGCGTTCGAGCTATGCGACGCTTCCGGTTAACTTGGAGGTCATCACGAAGCGCATCCGGGTATCCCCGCGGATCGCTAGCTTCGTCGCTCCGCTTGGCGCAACCATGAACATGAACGGATGCGGAGGGGTGTGGCCGGCGATCGTGGCCGTCTTCGTGGCCCGGGTCTACAACATTCCGCTCGGCATTTCCGAGTACATCCTTATCGTTCTCGTGAGCATGATCTCGTCCATCGGGGTAGCCGGCGTACCGGGGCCCGCTTCCATCTCAACCACCGTCGTGCTGACGGCGCTCGGGCTTCCGCTCGAAGGGCTCGGCCTGGTGCTCGCCATTGACGCGGTCGTCGATATGGGACGGACCGCCGTTAACGCCACGGGCACGACCGTCTGCTCCCTGCTCGTCGCCGATTCCGAAGGCGAATTCGACCGCGAAGCTTTCAACCGCGACGAAGAAGATGCGCTGGAGCTCGATGCCGCTTAA
- a CDS encoding MDR family MFS transporter, with protein MAYAAAATKTNKMGIVLAGLLLGILMASMDNTIVATAMGTIVGELGGLDKFVWVTSAYMVAEMAGMPIFGKLSDMYGRKRFYVFGIILFMLGSALCGTANSIVELSLYRAIQGIGAGALVPVAFTIMFDVVPVEQRGKLGGLFGAVFGMSSIFGPLLGAYITDYINWKWVFYINLPLGIIAFFMIAFFYTESHEHSKQRIDWWGAVTLVGAVVCLMFALELGGKTYAWDSGQIIGLFAGFAVLVFAFIFAERRAEEPIITFGMFRNRLFSSSTLVGMFGGAAFVTASVYIPIYIQGVLGGSATNSGLVLLPMMLGSVVSATGGGFLLNKFSFRSIMIPFTAVFVIGTLLLTTLTTDTSRFTVTLYMIIVGVGIGASFSVLSNAAIHTFSAYQRGSASATLNFVRSLGMTLGITIFGILQSHVFTRKMTEAMAGLGQGQGAPGGLESLDPRALLTEKARATIPGPVLEKITAALSSSISYTFLWALVPAVLALLFTFTMGKAKLDPSAEHSGAVGH; from the coding sequence ATGGCTTATGCCGCAGCCGCAACCAAAACAAACAAAATGGGCATCGTCCTAGCCGGACTGTTGCTCGGCATTCTGATGGCGTCCATGGACAATACGATTGTCGCCACCGCGATGGGGACGATCGTAGGAGAGCTGGGAGGACTGGATAAGTTCGTCTGGGTGACCTCGGCTTATATGGTCGCCGAAATGGCCGGCATGCCGATCTTCGGCAAGCTGTCGGATATGTATGGAAGGAAAAGGTTTTACGTTTTCGGGATTATTCTCTTTATGCTGGGCTCCGCACTTTGCGGGACCGCTAACTCTATCGTCGAGCTGAGCCTGTACCGCGCCATTCAAGGGATCGGAGCCGGGGCGCTCGTTCCGGTTGCTTTTACGATTATGTTCGACGTGGTGCCCGTAGAACAGCGGGGCAAGCTGGGCGGCTTGTTCGGAGCGGTCTTCGGGATGTCCAGTATTTTTGGACCGCTGCTCGGCGCTTATATCACGGATTACATCAACTGGAAGTGGGTTTTCTACATCAACCTGCCGCTTGGGATCATCGCTTTCTTCATGATCGCCTTCTTCTACACGGAATCTCATGAGCATTCCAAGCAGAGAATCGACTGGTGGGGCGCCGTTACGCTTGTCGGGGCTGTCGTCTGCCTCATGTTCGCGCTGGAGCTCGGCGGCAAGACCTATGCTTGGGACTCCGGTCAAATTATCGGATTGTTCGCCGGGTTTGCCGTGCTCGTCTTCGCTTTCATTTTCGCGGAGCGGCGGGCGGAGGAGCCGATCATCACGTTCGGAATGTTCCGCAACCGTCTGTTCTCCTCGAGCACCTTGGTAGGGATGTTCGGGGGAGCGGCCTTTGTCACCGCTTCGGTCTATATCCCTATCTATATCCAGGGGGTGCTGGGCGGCAGTGCGACCAACTCCGGACTGGTGCTGCTTCCCATGATGCTTGGCTCCGTCGTATCGGCCACGGGCGGCGGGTTCCTGCTGAACAAGTTCTCCTTCCGTTCGATCATGATTCCGTTCACGGCCGTTTTCGTCATCGGGACCCTGCTCCTGACTACGCTCACGACGGATACGAGCCGCTTCACGGTAACCCTCTATATGATCATTGTCGGGGTGGGCATCGGGGCGTCTTTCTCCGTTCTTAGCAACGCCGCCATCCATACGTTCAGCGCTTACCAACGCGGTTCGGCGAGCGCCACCTTGAACTTCGTCCGCTCGCTCGGCATGACGCTCGGCATTACGATCTTCGGCATTCTGCAAAGCCACGTCTTTACCCGCAAAATGACCGAGGCCATGGCCGGCCTGGGCCAAGGCCAAGGCGCCCCGGGGGGCCTCGAATCGCTCGACCCCCGGGCCCTCCTGACCGAAAAGGCGCGTGCGACTATTCCCGGGCCGGTGCTGGAGAAGATCACGGCTGCGCTGTCGTCGTCCATCTCGTACACGTTCCTGTGGGCGCTTGTTCCGGCCGTACTGGCTCTGCTGTTTACCTTTACGATGGGCAAGGCGAAGCTCGATCCCAGTGCCGAGCATAGCGGGGCGGTCGGCCACTAA
- the cyoD gene encoding cytochrome o ubiquinol oxidase subunit IV yields MAQPTQGHDAHGHEAHGSLKQYVIGFLLSIVLTIIPIVLVMNHVFEKTATIVIIMVLAVMQFLIQLVFFMHLREGEKPRYNVMALILGVFIVFVIVAGSMWIMGFNSMVQ; encoded by the coding sequence ATGGCACAGCCAACCCAGGGGCATGACGCCCACGGCCACGAGGCCCACGGCTCGCTCAAGCAGTATGTGATCGGGTTTCTGCTATCGATCGTCCTGACGATCATTCCTATCGTGCTCGTCATGAACCATGTGTTCGAGAAAACGGCGACTATCGTCATCATCATGGTGCTGGCGGTTATGCAGTTCCTCATTCAGCTGGTCTTCTTCATGCACTTGAGGGAAGGGGAGAAGCCGCGGTACAACGTCATGGCCCTCATCCTTGGGGTCTTCATCGTCTTCGTTATCGTGGCGGGCTCCATGTGGATCATGGGCTTCAATTCGATGGTTCAGTAA
- the cyoC gene encoding cytochrome o ubiquinol oxidase subunit III: MAQTAAAGHADHGHDHHEDHEGLKVLGFWIFLVTDCILFGTLFATYMVLRTHYDGGPTGAELFEMPGVIAETFILLTSSFTSGLATLAMHQGKVKSLINWLIVTAVLGAAFIGLEVNEFINLAHEGATISRSAFLSAFFTLVGTHGLHVSIGLGWMVGLMFQLKRRGITAVTKRKVTTVSLYWHFLDVIWIFLLTVVYLMGVM; this comes from the coding sequence ATGGCACAAACAGCCGCAGCGGGACATGCCGATCATGGGCATGACCACCACGAGGACCACGAAGGCCTGAAGGTATTGGGCTTCTGGATCTTCCTCGTCACCGACTGTATTCTGTTCGGAACCCTGTTCGCGACCTATATGGTTCTCCGTACGCATTATGACGGCGGACCGACAGGCGCTGAGCTCTTCGAAATGCCCGGGGTCATCGCCGAGACGTTCATTCTGCTCACGAGCTCGTTCACAAGCGGGCTCGCGACACTCGCGATGCACCAAGGCAAAGTCAAAAGCCTGATCAACTGGCTCATCGTGACCGCCGTGCTCGGCGCCGCCTTTATCGGGCTTGAGGTGAACGAGTTCATCAACCTGGCGCACGAAGGCGCCACGATTTCCCGCAGTGCCTTCCTGTCGGCCTTCTTCACGCTGGTCGGCACGCACGGGCTTCACGTCTCGATCGGCCTCGGCTGGATGGTCGGCCTCATGTTTCAGCTGAAGCGCCGCGGCATTACGGCCGTGACGAAGCGCAAGGTCACCACCGTTTCCTTGTACTGGCACTTCCTGGACGTCATCTGGATCTTCCTGCTGACCGTCGTTTACTTGATGGGGGTGATGTAG
- a CDS encoding cbb3-type cytochrome c oxidase subunit I codes for MLDKIKDFASTFFVTGDPLIYGADVSIALTMIAILFVLTYYKKWGWLWKEWLTTVDHKKIGIMYLISSLLMLFRGGVDALLMRAQLALPNVEFLNAEHYNAVFTTHGTIMILFMAMPMMFALFNMVVPLQLGARDVAYPFLNALSFWLFFMGAMLFNLSFVIGGSPDAGWLSYPPLSEMSSSPGVGQNFYIWGIQISGIGSLATGINFMVTILKMRAPGMKMMKMPLFSWSVLSSCVMIIFAFPILTVTLALLFLDRFLGAHFFTLDGGGNPMMYVNLIWMWGHPEVYIVVIPAFGIFSEIVSVFSKKKVFGYKSMVFSMMLISVLSFFTWVHHFFTMGAGADVNAFFAISTMAIGIPTGVKVFNWLFTMFRGRIQMKQPMLWTLAFIPCFVVGGATGVMLAVAPADYQYHNSYFLIAHFHQVLIGGVVFGYLAGIYYWWPKLFGFKLDERLGKWAFWLWNIGFYLCFMPQYALGFMGMTRRVYTYGWDMGWAPYNIVSTVGAFMMGIGFIFQVWQISYSIKKGDRDLTGDTWGGRTLEWSIPSPPPVYNFAVVPEVKEQDAWWDMKEKGLDKIRPDHYEPIHMPKNSSIPFIMSVFWFVAGFGFVFGWMWMAVPGMIGVFGCLIARSFSYDTDYYIPAEEVRETELALRGNV; via the coding sequence ATGCTGGATAAAATCAAAGATTTCGCCTCCACGTTCTTCGTGACCGGCGACCCGCTCATCTACGGCGCGGACGTTTCCATTGCGCTGACGATGATTGCCATTCTCTTTGTTCTTACCTATTACAAGAAATGGGGCTGGCTCTGGAAAGAGTGGCTGACCACCGTTGACCATAAAAAGATCGGGATCATGTACCTGATCTCCTCTCTTCTCATGCTGTTCCGCGGCGGGGTGGACGCGCTGCTCATGCGCGCCCAGCTGGCGCTGCCGAACGTGGAATTCCTGAACGCCGAGCACTACAACGCGGTCTTCACGACGCACGGCACGATCATGATTCTCTTCATGGCGATGCCGATGATGTTCGCGCTCTTCAACATGGTCGTGCCGCTTCAGCTTGGCGCGCGTGACGTTGCCTATCCGTTTCTTAACGCACTCAGCTTCTGGCTCTTCTTCATGGGTGCGATGCTGTTCAATCTGTCCTTCGTCATCGGCGGCTCGCCGGATGCCGGCTGGCTCAGCTATCCGCCTCTTTCCGAAATGTCGAGCTCGCCCGGCGTAGGCCAGAACTTCTATATCTGGGGCATCCAGATCTCCGGGATCGGGTCGCTGGCGACAGGAATCAACTTCATGGTGACCATCCTCAAGATGCGCGCACCGGGCATGAAAATGATGAAAATGCCGCTGTTCTCCTGGTCGGTTCTGTCGAGCTGCGTCATGATCATCTTCGCGTTCCCGATCCTGACCGTTACCCTGGCGCTTCTGTTCCTCGACCGGTTCCTGGGCGCCCACTTCTTTACGCTTGACGGCGGCGGCAACCCGATGATGTACGTCAACCTCATCTGGATGTGGGGTCACCCTGAGGTGTACATCGTCGTCATTCCGGCCTTCGGGATCTTCTCCGAGATCGTCAGCGTCTTCTCTAAGAAGAAAGTATTCGGCTACAAATCCATGGTGTTCTCCATGATGCTCATATCGGTTCTGTCGTTCTTTACCTGGGTCCATCACTTCTTTACGATGGGCGCCGGCGCGGACGTCAACGCGTTCTTCGCCATCTCGACGATGGCCATCGGGATCCCGACCGGGGTCAAGGTGTTCAACTGGCTGTTTACAATGTTCCGTGGACGGATACAGATGAAGCAGCCGATGCTTTGGACGCTTGCTTTTATCCCGTGCTTCGTCGTGGGCGGGGCGACCGGGGTCATGCTGGCCGTGGCTCCGGCGGATTACCAGTACCACAACAGCTACTTCCTGATCGCTCACTTCCACCAGGTGCTGATCGGCGGCGTTGTGTTCGGCTACCTGGCAGGGATTTACTACTGGTGGCCTAAGCTGTTCGGCTTCAAGCTCGACGAGCGTCTCGGTAAATGGGCGTTCTGGCTGTGGAACATCGGCTTCTACCTGTGCTTCATGCCGCAGTATGCTCTCGGCTTCATGGGAATGACCCGCCGCGTGTACACCTACGGGTGGGACATGGGCTGGGCCCCTTACAACATCGTCTCCACCGTGGGGGCGTTTATGATGGGGATCGGGTTCATCTTCCAGGTATGGCAGATCAGCTACAGCATCAAGAAGGGCGACCGCGACCTGACGGGCGATACGTGGGGCGGCCGCACGCTCGAATGGTCGATTCCTTCGCCTCCTCCGGTGTACAACTTCGCCGTTGTGCCGGAAGTGAAGGAGCAGGACGCTTGGTGGGATATGAAGGAGAAGGGCTTGGATAAAATCCGTCCGGATCACTATGAACCGATTCATATGCCCAAAAACTCGTCCATTCCGTTCATCATGTCCGTCTTCTGGTTCGTGGCCGGCTTCGGCTTCGTCTTCGGCTGGATGTGGATGGCCGTGCCCGGCATGATCGGCGTCTTCGGATGCCTCATCGCCCGCTCCTTCTCGTACGACACCGACTACTATATCCCGGCCGAAGAGGTCCGTGAGACCGAATTGGCGCTAAGGGGGAATGTATAA